Within the Leptotrichia sp. oral taxon 498 genome, the region TCTGAAAATTTTGTCTCAAAAGCTGTGATGGAAGCTGCTGGGTCAGTTTTTACGAATAAATATGCGGAAGGTTATCCTGGAAAAAGGTATTATGGAGGTTGTGTAAATGTCGATATTGTTGAAACTTTGGCAATTGAAAGACTGAAAAAAATTTTTGGAGCAAAATTTGCGAATGTTCAGCCACATTCAGGTTCTCAAGCTAATATGGGAGTTTATGTTGGACTTTTAAATGCCGGGGATAAAATTTTGGGAATGGGACTTAGTTCTGGTGGACATTTGACTCATGGATATAAAATTAATTTTTCTGGAAAAAATTATGTTGGTGTTGAATATGGTCTGGATCCTGAAACTGAATTAATTGATTATGACAAAGTGCGTGAAATTGCACTAAAAGAAAGACCTAGAATAATTGTTGCAGGTGCGAGTGCTTATTCAAGAATTATTGATTTTAAAAAATTTAGAGAAATTGCTGATGAAGTTGGCGCTTATTTTATGGTCGATATGGCTCATATTGCGGGACTTGTTGCAGCTGGAGTTCATCCAAATCCAATGGAGTACGCTGATGTTGTAACTTCTACAACTCACAAAACTTTAAGAGGACCTCGTGGTGGAATTATTTTGACAAATAATGAAGAAATTGCAAAAAAAGTTGATAAGACAATTTTTCCTGGAATTCAAGGTGGACCTCTTGCACATATTATCGCAGCAAAAGCTGTCTCTTTTAAAGAAGCATTGACTCCTGAATTTAAAGAATATCAAATTCAAGTGGCTAAAAATGCTAAAATCTTGGCGGAAGAGCTTACAGAAGGTGGACTTAGAATTGTAAGCGGCGGAACTGACAATCACTTGATGCTAGTTGATTTAAGACCGATGAAAGTCACTGGAAAATTGGCGGAAGAAAAATTAGAAAAAGCTGGGATAACTTGTAACAAAAACGCTATTCCAAACGACCCTGAAAAACCGTTTATCACAAGTGGAGTAAGACTTGGGACCCCAGCGATTACCGCTCGTGGATTTAAAGAAGAAGAAACTAAGCTTGTTGCAAAATTCATTTTAGAAGTTCTAAATAATATTGACGATGACAAAGTTATAGAAGAAGTTAAAAAACAAGTTTTGGAATTGACTAAAAAATTTCCACTTTACAAAAATAAATAAAAAATCTAAAAGGAGAAAAAAATCAAGTTGAGAAATAATAATAGGAAAAATGATGAAATGCGAGAAGTTAAAGTTACAAAAAACTACATTATTCATCCTGAAGGTTCAGTTTTAATTGAATTTGGAAATACAAAAGTCATCTGTAATGCGACGATTGAAGAAAAAATTCCAAGATGGTTAAAAATGGATAATTCTTCCAAAGGGATTCACTCAGGCTGGATTGCCGCTGAATACAGTATGCTTCCCCGTGCAACGAACACCCGTGTCCAAAGGGAATCTATAAAAGGAAAAATTTCAGGTAGGACAATGGAAATCCAAAGGCTTATTGGAAGATCTCTTAGAGCTGTAATTGATCTTGAAAAACTGGGAGATAGAACAATTATGGTCGACTGCGATGTCATTCAGGCGGACGGCGGTACAAGAACTGCTTCAATCACAGGAGCTTATCTAGCGGTGGAACTCGCAATTGAAAAGTTAATTGATGAAAATAAATTAAAAGAAATTCCAATAAAATCAAAAGTTGCCGCAATAAGCGTCGGAAAAGTCCGAAATGAGATAATTTTGGATTTAGACTACGAAGAAGATTCCGCAGCAGATGTCGATATGAATATCATCATGACGGATAAAGGCGAATTTGTAGAAATTCAAGGAACTGGTGAAGAAGCTACTTTTACTCAAAATGAACTCTTAAAATTCATTGAATTATCCAAAAATGCTTTTAACAAATTATTTACTTTATAAAAATTTTTACCCACTTAAAAAAGTGGGTATAGTTTTAAAAAATTTTATGAAAGAGGAAAAAATGGAATTTAACGAAAATACTAAATTATTTCAAAAATATATGGAAAAAATAAAAAATGGCGATACAAAGGCAATGAATGAAATCGGTTTAATTTTTCAAAACAGTAAAGACAATGAAAATGCTAAAAAATGGTATTTACGTGCAATTGAAAAAAATGATTTTTCTTATGCTAATAATCTAGGCTATCTTTACGCTGGAGAAAAAGACTATGAAAATGCCAAAAAATATTATTTAATTGCGATAGAACACAATGATTTCAATGCTTTAACCAATCTTGCCGTTTTACTTCAAGATAATAAAAAATTTGAAGAAGCTGAAAAATTTTATTTGAAAGCTGTGGAAAAAAACTGTGAAAATGCTAAAAATAATCTTTTAATATTTTATAACGAAACTAAACAAACGCAAAAAGAGAAAAAAGTATATTCTCAAATGGCTTGGGGCGGTGATACAAATGCGATGAATCATCTAGGAATGATTTATGCTGGAGAAGGAAAATATCACGAATCTGAAGAATGGTTTTTAAAAGCTGCAGCACTTGGAGATAAACATGCTAAGAAAAACCTTAAAATTTTGAGAGACAACAAACATAAATTTTCAAAAAAATAAATTAATTTTATTTTAAAATATTTTAATTTCTTGATTTTTTTAAAATATTTTGATAAAATATATTTCGATGTTTGGGAAAATCCATCGTTAAAAAAAACCTTTTGTAAACACATATTTTCAAAAGGATATGTGTTTTTTTATTTGTAAAAATTTTTAAGGAGGAAATAAATGTTTAATTTTTTTAGCCAGCTTCGATTCGGAGTAAATGAATTGTTGTGGCTTTCATATTTAATTTTAAATTTTACGGCAGTTGTACTTGCTTACAGATTTTGGGGAAAAGGAGGACTGTTGTCAGTTGTACCGCTGTCAATAGTTTTAGCTAATATTCAAGTTGGAAAATTGATGACCTTGTTTGGTTTTGATGGCATCACAATGGGAAATATCGCATATGGAGGAATTTATCTCGCGTCTGATATTTTGACGGAAAATGAAGGAAAACATTACTCAAGAAAAGTGGTTTCGCTAGGTTTTGCCGCAATGTTATTTACGACATTTATAATGCAAATTGTGCTAAAAGTAAAAGTTTCGCCTGATGATACAATGCAAGGTGCTTTATCAGCAGTATTTGGATTCATGCCAAGACTTGCGATTTCAAGTGTGTGCGGATTTGCAGTTTCTCAGTCATTTGATATATGGTCTTATCAATTTATTAGAAAATTTAGACCATCTTATAGAGATATTTGGATTAGAAACAATGCGAGTACAATGATAAGTCAAATTTTAGACAATATCGTATTTTCGTTTTTAGCATTTACAGGAAAATATCCTCTAAAAACAGTAATCGGAATCATATTTTCAACATATTTATTAAAAATCGTAATTTCACTGCTTGACACACCTTTTGTGTATATTGCGACTTTATGGAAAAAACAAGGTAAAATAAGTGATTGATATTAGAATATTTGATAAAAAATAAAAAAGGATACAAATGGAAAGATATAGTGTAATAAAAGAGAAAAATCCTCGTGAAATCGTGTTATTAAAAGGATTTAGCTGCGCTTATGGAAAATGTGCTTTTTGTAATTACATCTTGGATAATACGAATGACGAAGAAGAGATGAAAAAAATAAATTTTAAGGCTTTGAGCAGGGTTACTGGGGAATATGGAGTTCTTGAAGTTATAAACTCTGGGTCAGTGTTTGAACTAAATGGTGCGACATTGGAGAGAATAAGAGAAGTTTGTAAAGAGAAAAATATAAAAATACTTTATTTTGAGGCGTATTTTGGTTATTTAAACAGATTGAACGAGATTAGGGAGTATTTTTCTGAACAGGAAGTGAGATTTGCATTTGGATTGGAAACATTCGATAATCATTACAGGACAAAAGTTCTGAAGAAAAATTTTATCTTGAATGAAAAAGTTTTAGAAAAATTGAAAACAGAATATCAGATGTGTCTATTAATGATTTGTACAAAAGGACAGACGAAAGAGCAAATCTTAAATGATATTGAGCAGGGAATAAAGCATTTCAAAGAGTTAGTTGTAAGTGTGTTTGTAAATAACGGTACCCAAATTGAACGGGATGAAGAATTAGTTTCTTGGTTTTTAAAAGAAATCTATCCGAAATATAAAGATAAAAAAAATATTGAAATTTTGATTGATAATAAAGATTTTGGAGTTTATGTGCAATAAAAATATAAAAGTTATGATAAAATAATGAAATTATTTTGTTGTAACTTTTTTTATATCTGGTAAAAATTATTTGATAACCAAATATTTTGTCTTGACAATTAATATAACATATGTTATATTAATCAGACAAACATATAAGTTACAATTTAAAATCTGTTTTATTTGCTATCTTGAAATACTTAAAGATTTTTTTAATAACAAACTTATATAAATAAAAAATTAGAAAAAATTAAAGGAGATTAAAGGAAAAAATGAGATTAAAAATAATATTAACAGCGCTTTTAAGTACTTTGGCATTAAAAGCAGTAAGTATGGACTATCTTTCAAATAATTCAGCTTCATACTTTCAAAATCCATCACAAACTGGGAAAATAACAGTGGAAGGAATTTTTTACAATCCAGCGGGAACAGTATTTTTAGAAGATGGAAAATATATAAATGCAAATATGCAAAATTCTATAATCCAGGAATCAATGACATTGAATAGAAAAAAATTGGCTTCAAACAGATATGCCGGAGCACCGTCATTTAATTATTTACAGAAAAAAGAAAGAACTTCAATTTTTGCAAATGCAAGTGTCATTGCGGGAGGAGCCACTTTGAAATATGATGAAGGAGTCGCTGGAATAGATTTGGCGTCAGAAACATTTGATAATATGACACGAGGACTATTGGGGGCTAAAGTTACTAAAAATCAATTTAGCGGACAAAATAGATATTATCAATTGATGGTTGGTGGAGCACACAAAATAACAGATAAATTCTCAATTGGCGGAGGAATAAAATATGTCCACGCTTTGAGAAAATTAAACGGACACGCTTCTTTCGGATATAATCCATTTGTCGGTGCAAGAGTTGGATTGACAGGAAATGACTTGTATTTAGACTCCAGAAGAAAAGCAGATGGTGTTGGAGCAGTATTAGGTTTGGATTATAAAGCGACTGATACATTGAATTTTGCTTTGAAATATGAAACACCTGTAAAATTGAAATTCAAGACAAAAGCGGTTGAAAGTACAAATATGACATTAGCTGGAAAAAAAATTGGATTGTCAGATTTTTACCCTAAATATGCAAATGGTGTAAATTCAAGAAGAGATCTGCCAGGAGTATTATCATTGGGAGTTTCTAAAGATATTAATGACTGGACTGTTTCTAGCGGATATATTCATTATTTCAATAAAGCAGCAAATATAGACGGAGTAAGTTATAGAGATGGTCATGAAATAAACTTTGGAGTTGACTACAGATTTTCGCCAAAATGGACTTGGCACGCAGGATACAATTATGCTCACACAGGTGCTCCAAAACAATCATACAACGATACAGAATATACCATAAATGCACAAATTTACACGACAGGATTGACATTCAAGCCGGCAGAAAATCACGAATGGAAATTCGGTGTTGGATATGTAAAATATAATTCAGAAAATGGAGAACCAGAAATAACTCATGGAATAAAATTGGATAAATCAAAAGTTAAATATGATAAAAAAGTGAGTGTCTTTTCTTTGGGGTATACTTATAAATTTTAAAGTTTGAATTTTTGGAAAAATAGGAAAATATTGTTTTAAGGGAGTGGAATTTATACTCCCTGTTTTTAATAATTATTTTGAAAAAAGAATAAAAAAACAGGATAATACAAAATACTATCCTGCGCCATATATCATACTTTGAGTTTACGCAAAATTTTGGATACTCTTGACACTATATTCATTTTTACTTACATAACCCCCTCCTTTTAAACTTGAACACTCAATCTTATTTCTTAGGTGGTTTAAAATTATTTTTAAATTCTTCAACAATATCATCCATATCAAGATAGTTAGTTGGTCTTCCTTCTTTAATATATCTAATACATAAATTTTTCAATGTTATTATGTAGGCTTCTCCCATAGCTTTTGTTATAGCAGCAGCTGTTCCGATTGAAGCCACTGAACCAACAATAGGAATAAATTTTAATAGATTAGAAGCTACTGTTCTTCCAATCATAGAAGCACCAATAACAGTTCCTAGTCCACTAACAATCATTTTAGCTTCTGTTTCAACATTAAATTTTTCATTTATTTGATAAATCATATTTAATTGTATTCCTGAAATAGGAATCGCATCTGCAAAAGGTATTGGTATAACTCCTACTCCACCTGCTGCTACAGAACTCATATCAACAATTTCTCTTGCTTTCTTTTCTTGACGCTCTACTTCTTCAATTTCTTCTTCTTGCTTTCTTTTTTTCTCTATTATTTCATTCTCCTGATCTATTTCTTCATCTTTTCCTGCTTCCTTTTTTAAATTGTTTAACTCTTCTTTTAGTTTTTCAAATTCATCATCATAATAATTTCCACTCATTTTTATTATCTCCTTCACTTTTATTTTTTATTTAATATTATTTTTTTAATAACTCATCTAATTCTTCCACAGAATAAATTATTTTTTCTTTTGAAACTCCCATTATTTTAGCATATTCAACACTATAAATCATTTGTTGAGTTGCGTTATTTTTTTTTGAAAAAGATTCAATTAATAATTTTTGTCTTTGTTTGTATTCTTCTTGTATCTGTTGAATAAATTCATACAAAGTCCTTGTTATCTCTCTATCGATTTTTTGTATTCTTTCGTAGAATTCTTCTATTAATTTTTGTTCATTTAAATTTTTAATTGTATTAAATATAGAATATAAAAACTTATCTAAATATTCCTTTATGAAAGGGCCATAACGTATAATTAATTCTTTAAATACCAACATTATTAATCTTACCCAAGCGACATAATTTAAATGGAGAATAAATTGTACCATATTGCCACCTGAACGAAGTCCTGCATCAATACCATCTATTAAACAAAAAGTTGTATATCCTATAAGTAACATTAATCTCAGATCTCCATGTTTTTCAGTTGGAATACATTCTTTCCAATCTTTCTTTTCAAAATATCTTTTTTTAATTACCCATAAACTTCTAATCATTAATTCTTGTATTAAAACAGGAATTGACATTGTTACTCCAAAACGGGCATCATATCCTTCTTGAAAAACCCTTGTCATTGTTACAGCTAATGATTGTCTATCATTTCCATTTTGAAATTTACCAAAATCACACATTAAAAATAATTCCATAAAAGGAATCGGTATTCCTGAACCTCTTCCAGCATTTATTTTTCCTCTTCCACCTGAACTTCCAGATAGATCAGACATTATATGTCCAATCCAATTACAGAATCCGCAAAATAATTTTTCAATAAAATTATTCCCTTTCAATTCAAAGTTTCCATCTGATGTATCAATATTAAATATTTTCCCTTCACTAACAAATGTTGCAGTAGATGTAAATTGATTTAATATTGAAAAAAATAATCCAATAATATCAGGTGAATGGCTTAGTGACTTTATATGATGATTTTTAGTTCCCATTTTAAATAATTTGTTTACATCAGTTGTATTTCTTTGATCATAATTCACTCTAAATTTACCTTCAAGAAATCCTATCGCAGAAGCTACATTATTCTCATTATCTATTTTAGGTTTCCAACCACTCACTTTAGCAAATTTTTTTACTAATTCATCTGCTCCAGCATCTGTCAAACTTCCTAATTTACTTAAACTAGGATTTCCAACAAAAAAGACATCAATAATTCCTGCAATAGCTCCACTAAAGCCAGCAATCATGAAATCATATCTATCACAGGTCGACAACTTCCATTCTTTTTCTTTCAATTCGTATTTATTCATTTGACACAAATTCTCCTATTTTAGTCGATAACGATTCAGAAATATTTATTAATGTTGCTAATCGTTCTTTATTTTCTATCGAAAACTGATTGTAATCATTATTGTACTTTATTAATTCAAATCCATTTTCAATATTATCAGAAATTTCTTTTATTTCTTTTTCAGACATTAAAACTTTAATATCTAATTTCATTATTTTCATCATTTCTTTTTTTATTTCTAATATTTGTTCTTCAATTTTATCAGCAGCTTCTTTGTTTTTATTATTTAAGATCAAACCAGCACCTAATAATGCACTTCCTCCTATAGCCCAACCTATTGGTCCTGTTAATGCTAGAAGCGTTTCCCCACCTACAATTCCACCTCCTCCTGCAGCTAAAGCTCCTCCACCAAGCCAGGCTAATGCAGCATTTGTTGCAGCAGCACCTGATAAACTTGCTATTGCTGTCCCAGTAGAAGCAGTTCCAAATGTTGTTGCTATTGCCATGGCTGCTGTTGGAGCAAATGCAGCAACTCCTGCACCAGCTAATGCCCCAGCACCAACCATGGCTGTCGGAACTACTTCTGCTTGATTAATCTCTTTTTTCACTTCTTCAATTTTATTGTCAAATTTTTTTATATTCATTTCTATTTTACCTAAACTAGTTTCAAATTCTATTGGTTTATTTGACAATTTCTGAATATAACTACTAAAATTTTTAAGTATTTCAACAGCATGTAATTTTTTTTCATACAATGATTCAGAGTGATTTATAGTATTGGCTAATGTTCTTTTATAATCCCCATACACTTCCTCTAAAACTTTTTTTGCTTTTTCTTTTAATTCTGAGTTAAACATATTTTTATCCTCCTATTTTTCTAATATTCTTCTTAAATCAATCAATTTTTTAAGATTTTCTTTAACTTCTAACA harbors:
- the glyA gene encoding serine hydroxymethyltransferase, giving the protein MSYIKDCDIEVYNAIKAEEKRQEEGIELIASENFVSKAVMEAAGSVFTNKYAEGYPGKRYYGGCVNVDIVETLAIERLKKIFGAKFANVQPHSGSQANMGVYVGLLNAGDKILGMGLSSGGHLTHGYKINFSGKNYVGVEYGLDPETELIDYDKVREIALKERPRIIVAGASAYSRIIDFKKFREIADEVGAYFMVDMAHIAGLVAAGVHPNPMEYADVVTSTTHKTLRGPRGGIILTNNEEIAKKVDKTIFPGIQGGPLAHIIAAKAVSFKEALTPEFKEYQIQVAKNAKILAEELTEGGLRIVSGGTDNHLMLVDLRPMKVTGKLAEEKLEKAGITCNKNAIPNDPEKPFITSGVRLGTPAITARGFKEEETKLVAKFILEVLNNIDDDKVIEEVKKQVLELTKKFPLYKNK
- the rph gene encoding ribonuclease PH encodes the protein MRNNNRKNDEMREVKVTKNYIIHPEGSVLIEFGNTKVICNATIEEKIPRWLKMDNSSKGIHSGWIAAEYSMLPRATNTRVQRESIKGKISGRTMEIQRLIGRSLRAVIDLEKLGDRTIMVDCDVIQADGGTRTASITGAYLAVELAIEKLIDENKLKEIPIKSKVAAISVGKVRNEIILDLDYEEDSAADVDMNIIMTDKGEFVEIQGTGEEATFTQNELLKFIELSKNAFNKLFTL
- a CDS encoding tetratricopeptide repeat protein translates to MEFNENTKLFQKYMEKIKNGDTKAMNEIGLIFQNSKDNENAKKWYLRAIEKNDFSYANNLGYLYAGEKDYENAKKYYLIAIEHNDFNALTNLAVLLQDNKKFEEAEKFYLKAVEKNCENAKNNLLIFYNETKQTQKEKKVYSQMAWGGDTNAMNHLGMIYAGEGKYHESEEWFLKAAALGDKHAKKNLKILRDNKHKFSKK
- a CDS encoding queuosine precursor transporter; the protein is MFNFFSQLRFGVNELLWLSYLILNFTAVVLAYRFWGKGGLLSVVPLSIVLANIQVGKLMTLFGFDGITMGNIAYGGIYLASDILTENEGKHYSRKVVSLGFAAMLFTTFIMQIVLKVKVSPDDTMQGALSAVFGFMPRLAISSVCGFAVSQSFDIWSYQFIRKFRPSYRDIWIRNNASTMISQILDNIVFSFLAFTGKYPLKTVIGIIFSTYLLKIVISLLDTPFVYIATLWKKQGKISD
- a CDS encoding radical SAM protein codes for the protein MERYSVIKEKNPREIVLLKGFSCAYGKCAFCNYILDNTNDEEEMKKINFKALSRVTGEYGVLEVINSGSVFELNGATLERIREVCKEKNIKILYFEAYFGYLNRLNEIREYFSEQEVRFAFGLETFDNHYRTKVLKKNFILNEKVLEKLKTEYQMCLLMICTKGQTKEQILNDIEQGIKHFKELVVSVFVNNGTQIERDEELVSWFLKEIYPKYKDKKNIEILIDNKDFGVYVQ
- a CDS encoding OmpP1/FadL family transporter — translated: MRLKIILTALLSTLALKAVSMDYLSNNSASYFQNPSQTGKITVEGIFYNPAGTVFLEDGKYINANMQNSIIQESMTLNRKKLASNRYAGAPSFNYLQKKERTSIFANASVIAGGATLKYDEGVAGIDLASETFDNMTRGLLGAKVTKNQFSGQNRYYQLMVGGAHKITDKFSIGGGIKYVHALRKLNGHASFGYNPFVGARVGLTGNDLYLDSRRKADGVGAVLGLDYKATDTLNFALKYETPVKLKFKTKAVESTNMTLAGKKIGLSDFYPKYANGVNSRRDLPGVLSLGVSKDINDWTVSSGYIHYFNKAANIDGVSYRDGHEINFGVDYRFSPKWTWHAGYNYAHTGAPKQSYNDTEYTINAQIYTTGLTFKPAENHEWKFGVGYVKYNSENGEPEITHGIKLDKSKVKYDKKVSVFSLGYTYKF
- a CDS encoding YcjF family protein; translated protein: MSGNYYDDEFEKLKEELNNLKKEAGKDEEIDQENEIIEKKRKQEEEIEEVERQEKKAREIVDMSSVAAGGVGVIPIPFADAIPISGIQLNMIYQINEKFNVETEAKMIVSGLGTVIGASMIGRTVASNLLKFIPIVGSVASIGTAAAITKAMGEAYIITLKNLCIRYIKEGRPTNYLDMDDIVEEFKNNFKPPKK